In Desulfonatronum sp. SC1, the sequence GCGGGAAGCTGTTGATGAGAGGGAGGTGGGACGATGAACGGATACCAAGACGTCATCGTGGCCGGATTCGGCGGCCAAGGGGTCATGCTGATCGGGACGCTTCTGGCCTACGCAGCTATGGAAGACGGGCAGAACGTGACCTATCTGCCGGTTTACGGCCCGGAAATGCGCGGTGGCACGGCGAACTGCACCGTGGTGATTTCCAAGGAGGACATTGGTTCGCCGATCATCCGTCTTCCAAAGTCGTTAATCGCCATGAACCGTCCGTCATTGGACAAATTCCAGCCTCAGGTCCTGGACGGGGGTATCGTGGTGGTCAACTCCTCCCTGGTGGACATGAAGTTGGCCGACTCGTCGCGGGTCAGGGCCGTGGGCGTGCCGGCCAACGAGATCGCGGACGGTCTCGGCAATACCAAGATGGCCAACATGGTGGCCATCGGTGCGTACGTTCAACTGACCGGCGTCGTGCCGTTGGACGTGCTCAAAGCCAGTCTGAGAAAGGTCATTTCACCGAACTACGCGAAAATGATCCCCGCCAACGAACAGGCGATTCAGGCAGGAGCCGACGCGGTCCGGGTCTGAGTCTTCGCGACGACCAAAGGGGCGGGTTTCAGACTCGCCCCAACCCTGCTCTACCATGAACACAATCAAGCCGGTCTTCATCCCCGATCACCTTTACGGAATAATCGGCTATCCGCTGGGGCACAGCTTGAGCCCCCTGCTCCACAACTGGGGCTTCCAGCACTACAATTTGAAGGCTATTTACTGTAAGTGGCCGATGCCGACCGACAGGCTGCCGGAATTTGTCGCGGCCTTGCGGACATTGTCGATTCCAGGCGTAAGCGTGACCATCCCCCACAAGCGAGCGATCATGCCGTATCTGGACGGACTGACCGCCGACGCGATGCACGCCGGAGCCGTGAATACGCTGTTCTGGCGCGACGGGGAACTCTGGGGGGACAACACGGATGTCCAGGGCTTCCTGGAGCCATTGACGGCCAGGCGGAGCCAGATCAGGACGGCGCTGGTCCTTGGTGTCGGGGGGGCGTCCAGAGCCGTGGTCTGGGGCTTGAAACGGTTCGGAGTCGAACGCGTCACGGTCTGCGGACGCAGCTCGGAAAGCACGGTATCCCTGGCTCGAGATGCTGGATGTGTTTATATTCCCTGGGAAGAACGTGGGCAATGGAGCGGAGATCTGCTGGTTAACGCCACTCCGCTGGGCATGTCCGGTAAATTCAGGGAATTAAGCCCTTGGCCCGGTAAAATCTCCAATATTCACATTGCCTACGACCTGGTCTACAATCCCCAGGAAACGTGTTTTCTCCGCCAAGCCAAGGAAGGTGGCATCCAGAGGGTCGGTGGGCTGGAAATGTTCATCGCCCAGGCCCAGGGGCAGTTTCGTCTCTGGACCAAAAAAGAACTCCCGAACGAACCCGTTCGGGAGTTGCTTTCATCCGCTCTTGGCGAGGTCGGATAGTATCGAGCCAATCGGCTCGACCCGTGTTACTGTGTAACGTAAATCTTGAGGTTGTCACCAGGGCGGATCAGCCCGTTGCGCGGTAGCTTGTTCCATGCGACCAGATTACTGGTTGTTACGCCATAACGCTGGGCTATGCGCCACAGGGTGTCGCCGCTGCGGACGCGGTACTGAACCACGTTGGTCGTGGCTGACGCCGTCCGAGTACCTGCGCGTTCGATCTGGGGAATGTACAGTCGTTGTCCAACGCGTAAGGTGGAGCCGGATGTTATGCCGTTAGCTTGAGCCAAAGTTTGGACGGTCACGCCGTGACGTCTGGCCAAGCTCCACAGCGTATCTCCGGACTGAACCACATGGTTGGCGCGCTGACTGGCCCGCTCCTGCGTGGAGGCGGCTCCTCCGGACTGACGAGCCGCGGCCACGGCGGCGGGTGATGCGGGAACCATCACGGATTCGCCGATGCGCAGCGTGTTGCTGGTTCTGTTGTTGATGCGCTTCAGGACATCGATGGGGGTGTCGAAACGGGAGGATAGGACGTACCAGGAGTCGCCCCGACGGACCTGATAGCGCTGAAATCCAGTGAACGGCGCGGAACTTGGTTTTTTCAGGTAGGCGGCGACAGCGGTTTGTTTCTCTTCCGGCACGAAAATGGTCACTTTCTTGCCGGGAGGGCTGACTTGACGGCGAAATGAGGGATTCAACTGGCGAAAGGTATCCCAATCCATTCCGCTGGTTGATGCCAGGGCTACGAGATCCGTTCCTCCAGTAATTTCTATCTCGGCCAAGCGTGGACTGTTGTTCCAGTCGATAGGGTCGAAGCCGAGTTCTTCTAGGTTTTGGATAATTTTCAAGATGGCCATGAATTTAGGGACATAGTGCCGCGTCTCATTGGCCAAGAGGTTGTTGATGCTGGCGAGGTCAAAATAATTATCCGTCCCGCTGCGCTGCATGGCCCGGGAGATACGTCCCTCACCTGCATTATACGCTGCCAAAGCCAGGTACCAGTCGTCAAACATGTTATAGAGGCGGGAAAGGTAAGCGGCGGCGGCATGGGTGGACAGACGAGGGCAGCGGCGTTGGTCGATCCACCAGTCGAACGTCATCCCGAAAGATTCACCTGTCCGAGGCATGAATTGCCACATGCCACCGGCACCTGCCCTGGAGTAAGCCATGGGGTTATAGCCACTTTCCAAAAAAGGAAGATAAATCAGGTCGTGAGGAATACCGTACTCGGCAAATATGTCACGAACTTCGGGGAGAAATTGCTCGGATCGTTTGAGCCATATCTCGAAGCGATCACGAATATCGTGGGTGAAAAAACGAAAAAAACGCTCCACATCTTTCGTTTCTTGGATATCCAGGACAAATTCAAAATCCAATGGTGCTTCTAACGCTTTTCTTTCCGCATCAGTCAGCGGATCGTCAAAGTCAACGATGATTTGTCCATATGCGTCCAAGGGTGGGTCGGGCAGAATGAATGTGTCACCGCTCTCCAGTTGCGTACTGGAGGGGATTTGCCCATCAGCGGTGATTCGGGCATCCTTGACGGTATCGGGCTCACCGATGAGAGTTGTGGGCTTCTGGTGGCCTGCGCAGGCGGTTAAAAAAAGCGAAACCGTCAATACGAGCATTGTCCTTCGTATGTTCATGCGGGGCTCCGTGGGCATGAGACTCAGGTTGGGGATGATTGCGAGGACTATCCGATCCCATTGACATTCCGTGATTTTTTTAGACATTTCACGGTTCTCTTTGTTAACAGATGTGGTCATCTAACGGAAAACATACTGAAATGCAAGATAAAATTCCAAAAAGAAAGCAGAACGACAAGATGAATCATGATATCGACGAAGATCCAGGCTGTTGGACCGTGGGACGCAAGCCTGTTCAAGAGGTTTTGTTTTCCAAACCTGAGCAGGTGGACGTTGTGTATATTCAGGACGGCGTCAGATCGCATGCCCTGGAACGAATCGTGGACGTCTGCAAGAGCCAAAAAGTCCGCTATCGCAAGGTCACTGACGCGGAGATGCGGCGTATTCATCCCGGAAATCATCAGGGCGTGCTGGCCAGGATATTTCAACCGGGCTTCACGAATATGGCCGCGGTCCTGGAGCGGACCGCGACGGCTCCCCTGCCCCTGGCCCTTGCCTTGGACCAGGTCCAGGACCCCGGAAACCTGGGGACCCTGGCCAGGACCATGGTCGCATTGGGGGGAGCGGGAATCATTTTGCCCAAAAATCGAACCGCCTTTCCCGGGGCCGTGGCCGCCAAAGCCAGCGCCGGAGCGTTGAACCGACTGCCCATCGCCCAAGTGACCAACCTGGCCAGAAGCCTGGAATACTGCGTGGACCAGGGCTGTACAGTGTACGGCACGGTGGTCGGCGACGACGCGGAAAATCTGTTCTCGTTCACCCCGACCTTCCCAGCCGTGTTGGTGCTGGGCAACGAGGACAAGGGTATCCGGCCCAATGTCCTCAAGCGATGCGACCACAAACTGTTCATCCCCATGCCGGGAGAGATGCAGTCTCTGAACGTGGCCCAGGCAGGAGCCATGGCTCTGGCCATGTTCGCCCGGGCCAAGGTTTTGAGCTGATTGGGCGTTGAACTGATCGAGTGATAAACTGACTAGGCGAGGATCATCCACGTGACTCGAAGTCGATGCGCGGGTCGATCAGGGTGTACATCAGGTCGCCTGCCAGATTGAGCAGGAGACCCAGCAGGGTAAAAATGTACAGAGTCCCGAACATCACCGGGTAGTCCCGGTTGATGGCCGCCTCGAAGCCCAGCAGGCCGAGCCCGTCCAGGGAGAAAATCACCTCGATGAGCAAGGCGCTGGTGAACAGGATGCCGATGAAGGCGCTAGGGAAACCGGCGACCACGATGAGCATGGCGTTGCGGAACACGTGGCCATAGAGCACCCGTCGTTCCGCGAGGCCCTTGGAGCGGGCCGTCATCACGTACTGCTTGTTAATCTCTTCCAGGAAGGAGTTTTTGGTGAGCATAGTCAGGCCGGCGAAACCGCCGATGACCATGGCCGCCACGGGCAGGGTCAGGTGCCAGAAATAATCCAGAACACGCAAGGGCCAGCTCAGCTCATGCCAATTCTCAGACGTCAGGCCGCGCAGAGGAAAGATGTCCAGAAAACTGCCTCCGGCGAACATCACGATAAGCAACACGGCGAACAAAAAGCCGGGAATAGCGTAGCCCACCACGACGACGGCGCTGGTGGCCACGTCGAAGGCGGACCCGTCCCGGACCGCCTTGCGAATCCCCAGAGGAATGGAGATGGCGTAGACCAACAGTGTCGTCCACAGCCCCAGGGAAATGGACACGGGCATTTTCTGGAGGATCAGCGAAACCACGGTTTGGTCGCGGTAAAAGCTCTGTCCGAAGTCGAACCGCAGGTAATTGCCCATCATCTGAACGAACCGGGTCGCCGGAGGCTGGTCGAACCCGTACATCCTCTCCAGTTCCGCGATCAGCTCCGGATCGATGCCTTGAGCCCCTCGATATCGGGATTGGTCAACTTCCGAGAGATGGGCGGCCTGCATCTCGCCCCGGTCAGTGCCGGCGAAGCGCCCCGTGGCCGCGACGTCATGGCCGCGCAGTTGCGCGATCACCCGTTCCACCGGACCGCCGGGCGCGGCCTGGATAATGATGAAGTTCAGGACCATGATTCCCAGCAGCGTGGGGATCATGAGCAGCAGTCGGCGCAGGATGTAGGCGGTCACGGCGGGTCTTCCGGCAAGGGGCGGCTAGGATGGTTCCGGGAGATTGACATGGCACTGCCGGGGCGGACTACTTCTCCCACCAGGCGTCCAAGGCCAGCCCGTATCTGGGGTTGATTTCCGGTCGGGCGAATTTGTCCCAATACGCTACGCGGAATTCACGCGAATGCCAGTGTGGGATCACGTAGTGGCCGTGGAGCAAGACCCTGTCCAGAGCCCGGGCGCGGGTGACCAGGCTGTCCCGATCCGGAGCGGCGATGACCAGGTCCACCAGTTCGTCCACCACCGGGTCACGGACCCCGGTGATGTTCCGGGAGCCGGGCGTAGCCGCCGCCTCGGAGGTCCAGAAGTCGCGCTGCTCGTTGCCCGGCGACAGGGATTGCGGAAACAGGCCTACGGTCATGTCGAAGTCAAAATCGTTCATCCGGTTCTGGTATTGGGTGGCGTCCACGGTGCGCACCCGTACGGTGATCCCCAGCCGTTCCAGGTTGCGGGCATAGGGCAGGCAAACCCGCTCAAAGACCGAATCGTTGAGCAGGATCTCAAACTCCAGGGCCTCGCCGCCTGAGGTGTAGCGCAGCTTGCGATCCCGACCGGAAATGGTCCAACCGGCCTGCTCCAAAAGGACCAAAGCCCGGCGGAGATTTTCGCGAATGTTCCCCGACCCGTCGGTGACAGGCGGCTGGAACTCCGTGGTAAAAAGGCTTTCCGGCAGAATGTCCCCGTGCGGTTCCAGCAGGGCCAGTTCCTCCGGGGAAGGCAGGCCGGAAGAGGCCAGTTCGGAGTTGGAAAAGTAGCTCGCGGTCCGGGTGTACGCGCCATGAAAAAGGTTGGCGTTGGACCATTCGAAATCAAAGACCTCGGCCAGGGCCTGCCGGACCAGGGGGTCGCGGAACATTGGGCGGCGGGTGTTGAAGGCAAATCCCTGCATGCCCGTGGGCAGTTCGTGGGGAATCTCCGCCATCACGATCCGTCCCTGACGCAGGGCCGGCCCGTCATACCCCGTGGCCCAGTTTCTGGCCACGTTTTCCTGCCGGAAGCCGTACTGCCCGGCCTTGAAGGCCTCCAGGGCCACGTTCACGTCCCGGTAATAGTCGTAGCGCATCACGTCGAAGTTGTGCCGACCGCGGTTCACGGGCAGGTCCGCGGCCCAGTAATCCTCCACCCGCTGATAGGTGATGGATCGTCCGGGCTCCACCCGGGCGATGCGGTACGGGCCGCTGCCCAAGGGGATGTCCAGGGTCGTGCGTTCAAAATCCTGATCCTGCCAATAGGCTTTGGACAGAACGGGCATCTGACCGATGATCAGCGGCAGCTCCCGGTTAACCGTTCCCCCGAAGGAAAACCGGACCTGCCGGGGGCCGATTTCCTCCGCCGAGACCACGTTGGCGTAATATGCCCGGTAGAACGGATGGCCCTTGGTCTGGAGCAGCTCCAAGGTGAAGATCACGTCCTGCACCGTGATGGGCGAACCGTCATGAAACCGAGCCTCTTCCCGCAAGGTGAAGGCCACCCAGGAGTGGTCCTCCGGGATCAGCATGCTCTCGGCGATCAGCCCGTATTCGGAAAACGGCTCGTCCTGGGACCGTTCCGTCAGGGTCTCGAAGATCATCCCCATGCCCAGAGGAGGCGTGCCGCGCAGGATAAAGGGATTCAGGCTGTCGAAGGTCCCTATGCCGGCGAGTCGCAACTCCCCGCCCTTGGGGGCGTCGGGGTTGACGTAGTCGAAGTGGGTAAAGTTCGGCGGGTACTTCAGGTCATAATGCAGGGCCAGCCCATGCCGCCAGGCCGGCTCAGCTCCGGATGAAGCGGGAGCGGCGAGGAACAGGGTTAAAGCCACAAGCAGGGCAAATCGGAAATGGAGCTGGAGTGCGGGCATGGGTCCTCGCTTTGAATGATCGATTGGCGAAGTTGGAATGGAGCGACTGGTGAGTCACGCTTTTCGAGAGAATACGGAACCATGGATACCGAAGCAAGGGGAGCCGGAAGGGAATTGAAAGAAGCAGGGTGCAGTTCATGCCGCGGTCCATGTCCATCGCGATGACACCTGGGCCGGACTGGGTTATGGTGAGGCGTATGCAGCGAGTTGAACTGGCCGACGGGCGGTCCTGTCCATACCGGATTCAGGAGTCCGACCGCGCCCGAAGAATCCGGCTCAAGCTGTCAGCCACCGAGGGCATGGTGGTTATCGTACCCGCCGGGACGGTTCCGCATCGTGACGATCTGGAGCGACTGATCCGGACCAAATCACGCTGGATCACCCGCCACCTGCACCGGTTCGCGCAGCAGGAACGTGTCGCGCAGACCTGGGATCTCGCGTTGCCGGGGCATATCCACCTGTCGGCCATTAACGAACGATGGGAGGTACGCTATGCCGACCCGGACGCGAATCAAGCGCCCATGTCGACCCGGGTGCGCGTCATGACCCAGGGCGTGCTCCGGGTTTGCGGGCCGGAGTCGGGCCGTGCCGAGGATTGCGCCCATGCGCTGCGGGCCTGGGCGCGCGCCAAGGCCGGCGCCGTGCTGCCGGCCTGGCTGGACGAACTGGCGCAAGATTTACGGATGTCCTTTTCCCGGGTCTCGATTCGCGATCAGCGAACACGCTGGGGAAGCTGCTCCCGACACGGCCGCATCAACCTGAACTGCAAACTGCTCTTCCTCCCCCGCCCCTGGACCCGCTACGTCCTGATTCACGAACTCTGTCACACTAAAATCATGAACCACGGCCCGGACTTCTGGGCACTGGTGGCCATGCATGAGCCGCAAGCCCGGCGCATCCGAACGGAAATGCGTTCGGCCTGGATGAAAATCCCGGCTTGGATGACCACAGCCTGATCTGAAGACGAAAATGCTACTGAACCTCCTGCTCTTTTGGATGTATGCTTACGTAATCCTGGCCATCGGCTTTGGATTTCTCAAATCCGTACGGCCCTGGCTGAAAAGGGAGGACGATTCGATTCACCCGGGGTTTGTTCTGCTGTTCGGTCAGTTCGCCATCGGCGTGGTCGCTTTGCTGGCGCATTTTTTCGTCGCGCTCGACCACGTTTTGCCAGTGCTGGGAATCATCTTGTTGTTCATTCTGGGGGTGAACCGACTACCGGCCATTTCCCTTTCGAACCACCTCCTTGTTCTGGGGGCATGCCTGTTGGCGATTCCCTATACGATCGGCGTTGACCCGGGGTATGACGGCGGACTGTATCATATTCCGCATCAACTGTGGCTCCGGGAAGAGAAGATTGTTTTCGGCTTGGCGAATTTTCACGGGCGGTTCGG encodes:
- a CDS encoding 2-oxoacid:acceptor oxidoreductase family protein, producing the protein MNGYQDVIVAGFGGQGVMLIGTLLAYAAMEDGQNVTYLPVYGPEMRGGTANCTVVISKEDIGSPIIRLPKSLIAMNRPSLDKFQPQVLDGGIVVVNSSLVDMKLADSSRVRAVGVPANEIADGLGNTKMANMVAIGAYVQLTGVVPLDVLKASLRKVISPNYAKMIPANEQAIQAGADAVRV
- the aroE gene encoding shikimate dehydrogenase, encoding MNTIKPVFIPDHLYGIIGYPLGHSLSPLLHNWGFQHYNLKAIYCKWPMPTDRLPEFVAALRTLSIPGVSVTIPHKRAIMPYLDGLTADAMHAGAVNTLFWRDGELWGDNTDVQGFLEPLTARRSQIRTALVLGVGGASRAVVWGLKRFGVERVTVCGRSSESTVSLARDAGCVYIPWEERGQWSGDLLVNATPLGMSGKFRELSPWPGKISNIHIAYDLVYNPQETCFLRQAKEGGIQRVGGLEMFIAQAQGQFRLWTKKELPNEPVRELLSSALGEVG
- a CDS encoding lytic transglycosylase domain-containing protein, whose amino-acid sequence is MLVLTVSLFLTACAGHQKPTTLIGEPDTVKDARITADGQIPSSTQLESGDTFILPDPPLDAYGQIIVDFDDPLTDAERKALEAPLDFEFVLDIQETKDVERFFRFFTHDIRDRFEIWLKRSEQFLPEVRDIFAEYGIPHDLIYLPFLESGYNPMAYSRAGAGGMWQFMPRTGESFGMTFDWWIDQRRCPRLSTHAAAAYLSRLYNMFDDWYLALAAYNAGEGRISRAMQRSGTDNYFDLASINNLLANETRHYVPKFMAILKIIQNLEELGFDPIDWNNSPRLAEIEITGGTDLVALASTSGMDWDTFRQLNPSFRRQVSPPGKKVTIFVPEEKQTAVAAYLKKPSSAPFTGFQRYQVRRGDSWYVLSSRFDTPIDVLKRINNRTSNTLRIGESVMVPASPAAVAAARQSGGAASTQERASQRANHVVQSGDTLWSLARRHGVTVQTLAQANGITSGSTLRVGQRLYIPQIERAGTRTASATTNVVQYRVRSGDTLWRIAQRYGVTTSNLVAWNKLPRNGLIRPGDNLKIYVTQ
- a CDS encoding RNA methyltransferase, which codes for MNHDIDEDPGCWTVGRKPVQEVLFSKPEQVDVVYIQDGVRSHALERIVDVCKSQKVRYRKVTDAEMRRIHPGNHQGVLARIFQPGFTNMAAVLERTATAPLPLALALDQVQDPGNLGTLARTMVALGGAGIILPKNRTAFPGAVAAKASAGALNRLPIAQVTNLARSLEYCVDQGCTVYGTVVGDDAENLFSFTPTFPAVLVLGNEDKGIRPNVLKRCDHKLFIPMPGEMQSLNVAQAGAMALAMFARAKVLS
- a CDS encoding microcin C ABC transporter permease YejB, whose translation is MTAYILRRLLLMIPTLLGIMVLNFIIIQAAPGGPVERVIAQLRGHDVAATGRFAGTDRGEMQAAHLSEVDQSRYRGAQGIDPELIAELERMYGFDQPPATRFVQMMGNYLRFDFGQSFYRDQTVVSLILQKMPVSISLGLWTTLLVYAISIPLGIRKAVRDGSAFDVATSAVVVVGYAIPGFLFAVLLIVMFAGGSFLDIFPLRGLTSENWHELSWPLRVLDYFWHLTLPVAAMVIGGFAGLTMLTKNSFLEEINKQYVMTARSKGLAERRVLYGHVFRNAMLIVVAGFPSAFIGILFTSALLIEVIFSLDGLGLLGFEAAINRDYPVMFGTLYIFTLLGLLLNLAGDLMYTLIDPRIDFESRG
- a CDS encoding extracellular solute-binding protein; the encoded protein is MPALQLHFRFALLVALTLFLAAPASSGAEPAWRHGLALHYDLKYPPNFTHFDYVNPDAPKGGELRLAGIGTFDSLNPFILRGTPPLGMGMIFETLTERSQDEPFSEYGLIAESMLIPEDHSWVAFTLREEARFHDGSPITVQDVIFTLELLQTKGHPFYRAYYANVVSAEEIGPRQVRFSFGGTVNRELPLIIGQMPVLSKAYWQDQDFERTTLDIPLGSGPYRIARVEPGRSITYQRVEDYWAADLPVNRGRHNFDVMRYDYYRDVNVALEAFKAGQYGFRQENVARNWATGYDGPALRQGRIVMAEIPHELPTGMQGFAFNTRRPMFRDPLVRQALAEVFDFEWSNANLFHGAYTRTASYFSNSELASSGLPSPEELALLEPHGDILPESLFTTEFQPPVTDGSGNIRENLRRALVLLEQAGWTISGRDRKLRYTSGGEALEFEILLNDSVFERVCLPYARNLERLGITVRVRTVDATQYQNRMNDFDFDMTVGLFPQSLSPGNEQRDFWTSEAAATPGSRNITGVRDPVVDELVDLVIAAPDRDSLVTRARALDRVLLHGHYVIPHWHSREFRVAYWDKFARPEINPRYGLALDAWWEK
- a CDS encoding M48 family metallopeptidase, which codes for MQRVELADGRSCPYRIQESDRARRIRLKLSATEGMVVIVPAGTVPHRDDLERLIRTKSRWITRHLHRFAQQERVAQTWDLALPGHIHLSAINERWEVRYADPDANQAPMSTRVRVMTQGVLRVCGPESGRAEDCAHALRAWARAKAGAVLPAWLDELAQDLRMSFSRVSIRDQRTRWGSCSRHGRINLNCKLLFLPRPWTRYVLIHELCHTKIMNHGPDFWALVAMHEPQARRIRTEMRSAWMKIPAWMTTA